The Flavobacterium sp. K5-23 genome segment ATAAAGATTTATCTATATAAACTAATGGGATTTGTATTTAGAAAACAAAAAAGCTTCAATAAATAAAATTGGCAAAATCAGCTTTTTTATAATTTTAGTGTTTTTAGTTGTCTTCTAATATTGAGGTTATTTCATCCTTTATATAAAGAAATTTTGCTTTCTGAATATAGGCATATTCATCTATGGCAATATCAACACCAGTATTAATACGGTGAATTTCATGTTCCAATACGTGATATTGGTCAAATAACTCCCTGAAGTGAGAATTATAGATTTTTAATTGATGAATTTTTTCCTTATGCTCAGGGAACTCGTGTAATAAATCATGTCTTTCCATAAAAATAATTTTAAAATGTTAATGACAATTAGGTTGCTCTTGTACAAACAAACTCATATTACTAGGCGAAATGTAAGGAATCCCTAACCCTAACCCTCTTAAAATAAATAATACACCAATAAGGATGGCGACATAAGGAATTAGTTTTTGAATTTTGTTTCGAATGGGAATCGTCAAATAGGAATTAATATATACAACACTACTCATCATAGGAACAGTTCCTAAACCGAATAAAATCATATATAAAACACCAAGACTTTCACTTTGCATAGCAATTGAACCAAACAAAGCTACGTAAACCATTCCACATGGCAAAAAACCATTCAATAAACCTATGATAAACAACGACTTATAACTCTTGTTTCTAAATTGACTCCCTAAAGCAGATTTGATTTTAGAAATCAATTTAAAGACTGGTTTTGAAAAATTATAGTTAGCGAATATTTTTTCTGGAACCAGAATAACCACAATCATGGCAACACCTATAAAAATGGATAGGTTTTGTTGTATTCCTGCCATAAAAAAACCTTTTCCAAGCATTCCAAAAACGAAACCAATACTTCCATAAGCAGTCAATCTGCCTAAATGATACGTTAGAATTTGAGTGACTTTTTTAGCCTGATTGCTTCGATCTACGGGTAACATCATAGCAATGGGACCACACATTCCTATGCAGTGAAAACTACTGATTAAACCGAAAAGAAAAGCGGTGTAGAGCATTTTTTTTTAGTTAGGAAGTTAGGAGTTATGAGTTAGTAAAACGTCGATGGTTATGACAAGACACCCTTAAACTTTAAACTTTAGACCTTAATCTATATAAATAGTTTCTTTAGTAAGGTATGACTTTCCGTTATATTGCCATTCCATATTAAGGTCCCAACGGCCGCCTACCAAATTTGATTTAGGTATGAGCAAAGATGGATTAGAAAGCGAAATAAGTATTTCGAAATCTAATTTTTTGTTAGACGGCCTGTAGAGGGACACTTTCCCTTTAATCTTTTTAATATCATAAACTGCAGGAAATTCAATGGTAATCCCTGCTGCTGTTTTTGTAATTATTGGTTTTTGATCTAAATCCTGTGCATTTTGAACACGTACCATTTCTTCGCCAAAGCGCGCGTCTTTCTTGTAATATTCTTCAACAACCAATTCATTATCGTATTTAGAATTAGACTGTACTTTGATAACAAAATATAAGATAAAAGACATAAACAATGCTATCGCTATGACTATTCCTGTTCCCCAATTAATTTTCATTTTTCCTTATTTTATTCGAAGACTTCTTCTTCATTAAAAATTCCGACTAATTTACAAAATGTATAAATCTCTAATCAAAACTCCTCGGGCTGAGGAAATTTGTTGTTGTTGATTCTATTTTTTTATCCCCTTCATAAACTTCTATTAGAAGTTTTGTTTTATCACTTTCTAATAAGTTTTGATTAATTTCCACAAATAAAGTTCCGCTATTCATTTCTTGTTTAGCCACTTTAAACTTCTGATTTCCCACCACTTTTAAAGTTCCCTTGATACTAACTAATTTAAAATGAATATCATTGAAGTCATTATTCGTTTTATTGATAATCTTGAACGTATAAATATTACTTATGTTTTCTCCTTTGTGCTGGAATAACTGCCCCGGCAACCTTAGAATTGTGGCCTCTACATCATTTCTTAAAAACAACAAACCTAATAATACCCCTACCAAAATAGCAAGTATTGCGGTATACCCCTTCATTCTTGCTGTAAACCTAAACGGAGTTTTTTTCTCTATCTCGTCTTCAGATGCGTAACGAATTAATCCTTTAGGCAAACCAACGCCTTCCATAATCGTATCACATTCATCGATACAGGCCGTACAGTTCACACATTCTAACTG includes the following:
- a CDS encoding YdcH family protein — its product is MERHDLLHEFPEHKEKIHQLKIYNSHFRELFDQYHVLEHEIHRINTGVDIAIDEYAYIQKAKFLYIKDEITSILEDN
- a CDS encoding sulfite exporter TauE/SafE family protein; the protein is MLYTAFLFGLISSFHCIGMCGPIAMMLPVDRSNQAKKVTQILTYHLGRLTAYGSIGFVFGMLGKGFFMAGIQQNLSIFIGVAMIVVILVPEKIFANYNFSKPVFKLISKIKSALGSQFRNKSYKSLFIIGLLNGFLPCGMVYVALFGSIAMQSESLGVLYMILFGLGTVPMMSSVVYINSYLTIPIRNKIQKLIPYVAILIGVLFILRGLGLGIPYISPSNMSLFVQEQPNCH
- a CDS encoding FixH family protein yields the protein MKINWGTGIVIAIALFMSFILYFVIKVQSNSKYDNELVVEEYYKKDARFGEEMVRVQNAQDLDQKPIITKTAAGITIEFPAVYDIKKIKGKVSLYRPSNKKLDFEILISLSNPSLLIPKSNLVGGRWDLNMEWQYNGKSYLTKETIYID